ACTGTGCACTCAAAAATGAATGTGTTACAATAGACTCGGAGGTGAGAATTATGCGTGCAAAAGAAGAATTACCGGAATGCCCGGTTGCAACAGCAGTATCTCTCATTGGAGGAAAATGGAAACTGCTGATTTTGCGTAACTTGAAAGAGCGTCCATGGAGATTCAATGAGCTACAACGAAGTATAGATGGTATTTCACAAAAGGTTTTGACAGATAGTTTAAGACAAATGATGAGTGATGGATTGGCATATCGCAACGATTACCATGAACAGCCACCGAGAGTTGAATACGGCTTAACGGAACTTGGAACAAAAATGCTTCCAATTGTTAATTCACTTGCTGACTTTGGTAACTACTATAAATCAATTATTGAACAGAATTAAGGACGTTAGTATTTGAAAAGCTCGAACAATTCCAGTTTGGAGAATTGAAAAAAACGGAATTTACCTATTAAGACATATAAACTGTTGACAATAAAGCTCCTATATAGTATTATTTCTAATAAACTACTATATAGGAGCTTTTGTATGGAAATGAATGGAGGATTTCTTGTCACCAAAATAAAACAGCTTGGAGACCGGATTTTCGAGAAGATTCTCAGTGAAAAGAATATTGATGCGTTTAATGGAGCCCAGGGGCGTATTCTTTATGTGCTGTGGCAGGAGGATGGTATCTCAATCAGGTCACTCTCGACTAAATGCGGATTAGCGATAACATCTCTTACTACGATGCTGGAAAGAATGGAAAATCATGGGCTGATAAGCCGTGTTCAGTCTGAAACGGACAAAAGGAAAACACTCCTGTTTTTGACTGAGAAAGCACATGCCTTAAAGGGCGAGTACGATTCTGTATCTGATGAGATGGGCAGTATTTACTACAAAGGTTTTTCAGAGGAAGAAATTACCCGGTTTGAGGAATGCCTCGACCGCATCAGAAAGAATCTTGAGGAGTGGCAGAAGTCATGAGTATTTGTATCAAAGATCAGATTCAGAACATGAATATCGTCATTGGCTGCACAGTGGGGTGTACATATTGCTATGCCCGCAACAACGTGAAACGCTGGCATATGATTGATGATTTCGCTGACCCTGAATTCTTTCCGGGTAAGCTCAAGATGATGGAAAAGAAACGTCCGCAGAACTTTCTTCTTACCGGCATGAGCGATTTCTCCGGATGGAAGCCGGAATGGAGAGACGAGGTATTTGCAAAGATCCGTGAAAATCCACAGCATCAGTTCCTGTTCCTTACCAAGCGACCCGATTTGCTGGATTTTGATATCAATCTGGAAAACGCATGGTTTGGCGTTACGGTGACGAGGAAAGCAGAACTGTGGCGTATCGATGCCCTTCGGAAAAACGTCAGAGCAAAACATTACCATGTTACCTTTGAGCCGTTATTCGACGATCCCGGCACAGTTGACCTTTCCG
The sequence above is drawn from the Anaerostipes hadrus ATCC 29173 = JCM 17467 genome and encodes:
- a CDS encoding radical SAM mobile pair system MarR family transcriptional regulator, giving the protein MEMNGGFLVTKIKQLGDRIFEKILSEKNIDAFNGAQGRILYVLWQEDGISIRSLSTKCGLAITSLTTMLERMENHGLISRVQSETDKRKTLLFLTEKAHALKGEYDSVSDEMGSIYYKGFSEEEITRFEECLDRIRKNLEEWQKS
- a CDS encoding winged helix-turn-helix transcriptional regulator; translated protein: MRAKEELPECPVATAVSLIGGKWKLLILRNLKERPWRFNELQRSIDGISQKVLTDSLRQMMSDGLAYRNDYHEQPPRVEYGLTELGTKMLPIVNSLADFGNYYKSIIEQN
- a CDS encoding radical SAM mobile pair protein A codes for the protein MSICIKDQIQNMNIVIGCTVGCTYCYARNNVKRWHMIDDFADPEFFPGKLKMMEKKRPQNFLLTGMSDFSGWKPEWRDEVFAKIRENPQHQFLFLTKRPDLLDFDINLENAWFGVTVTRKAELWRIDALRKNVRAKHYHVTFEPLFDDPGTVDLSGINWIVVGTMTGAQSRKIHTEPEWAWSLTDQAHKLGIPVFMKEDLVPIIGDENMIQEMPEEFNKVLEVQKSWKK